One window of uncultured Erythrobacter sp. genomic DNA carries:
- a CDS encoding FYDLN acid domain-containing protein, which translates to MAKPEWGTKRTCPKCGTRFYDLGKDDPVTCIECAEEWDPEPVLKSKQPIPLEEADKKKDGAADSDLGGDDDDDDLKDIENIDDDDDSPDNDVDLGGDDDLGVTKGKGDDDEADI; encoded by the coding sequence ATGGCGAAGCCAGAATGGGGTACCAAGCGTACCTGCCCCAAATGCGGAACCCGCTTCTACGATCTCGGCAAGGATGACCCTGTCACCTGCATCGAATGCGCCGAGGAATGGGATCCGGAACCCGTGCTCAAGTCGAAGCAGCCGATCCCGCTGGAAGAGGCTGACAAGAAGAAAGACGGCGCAGCCGACAGCGATCTTGGCGGCGACGATGATGACGATGATCTGAAAGACATCGAAAACATCGACGACGATGATGATTCGCCCGACAACGATGTTGACCTTGGCGGCGACGATGACCTTGGCGTGACCAAGGGCAAAGGCGACGACGACGAAGCCGATATTTGA
- the ffh gene encoding signal recognition particle protein produces MFDNLSDRLGGVFDKLKGRGALKEQDVRDAMREVRVALLEADVALPVARRFIDAVTEKAIGQDVLKAVSPGQQVIKIVHDELISVLSGGESGEASDEEAMLGEGLILEAKPPVVIMMVGLQGSGKTTTTAKLGKLIREKHGKKAMMASLDVNRPAAQEQLAVLGEQVDIATLPIVAGQQPVDIARRAMESARLQNFDVLLLDTAGRLHVDEALMAEMKAVSQVSAPTEVLLVVDALTGQDAVNVAQSFTDEVPLTGVVLTRMDGDARGGAALSMRAVTGKPIKFAGTGEKLDAIETFRPASVADRILGMGDVVSLVEKAASSIKEEEAAKLAENFEKGKFDLNDLRMQLKQMQNMGGLGMLAGMMPGMKKAKQAMAASNMDDKVLVHMDAIIGSMTAKERTNPNLMNAKRKKRVAAGSGTDVQSVNKLLKMHQEMGRAMKQLRKMGGLKGLASMFGAGGGMGGGLPGLGGPGGGMGGGMPPGLPGLGGPKKK; encoded by the coding sequence ATGTTTGACAATTTGTCCGACCGCCTTGGCGGGGTCTTCGACAAGCTCAAGGGGCGCGGAGCGCTTAAAGAGCAGGATGTCCGCGATGCAATGCGCGAAGTGCGCGTGGCATTGCTCGAAGCCGACGTTGCGCTCCCTGTAGCTCGCCGCTTCATCGATGCGGTGACCGAAAAGGCCATCGGGCAGGACGTGCTCAAAGCGGTCTCGCCGGGCCAGCAAGTTATCAAGATCGTCCATGACGAGCTGATCTCGGTGCTTTCGGGCGGCGAGAGCGGCGAAGCCTCCGACGAAGAGGCGATGCTGGGCGAGGGGTTAATCCTCGAAGCCAAGCCGCCGGTCGTCATCATGATGGTCGGTCTGCAAGGCTCGGGTAAGACCACCACCACCGCCAAGCTCGGCAAGCTGATCCGCGAGAAGCACGGCAAGAAGGCCATGATGGCCTCTCTCGACGTCAATCGCCCGGCGGCGCAGGAACAGCTCGCGGTGCTCGGCGAACAGGTCGATATCGCGACCCTGCCGATTGTTGCAGGCCAGCAGCCGGTCGACATTGCGCGGCGCGCGATGGAATCGGCGCGTTTGCAGAATTTCGACGTGCTGCTGCTCGATACCGCAGGCCGTCTGCATGTCGACGAAGCGCTGATGGCCGAGATGAAGGCCGTTTCGCAGGTTTCGGCCCCGACTGAAGTGCTGCTGGTGGTCGATGCCCTCACCGGTCAGGACGCGGTGAATGTCGCGCAGAGCTTCACCGATGAAGTCCCGCTTACCGGCGTGGTGCTTACCCGTATGGACGGCGACGCGCGCGGCGGTGCGGCGTTGTCGATGCGCGCGGTCACGGGCAAACCGATCAAGTTTGCCGGTACCGGCGAGAAGCTCGACGCAATCGAAACCTTCCGTCCCGCCTCGGTTGCCGACCGCATCCTTGGCATGGGCGACGTGGTCAGCCTTGTCGAAAAGGCGGCTTCGTCGATCAAGGAAGAGGAAGCGGCCAAGCTCGCCGAGAATTTCGAGAAGGGCAAATTCGACCTCAACGATCTGCGCATGCAGCTAAAGCAGATGCAGAACATGGGCGGTCTTGGAATGCTCGCAGGCATGATGCCGGGCATGAAGAAGGCCAAACAGGCGATGGCGGCGTCCAATATGGATGACAAGGTGTTGGTCCATATGGACGCGATCATCGGATCGATGACGGCCAAGGAACGCACCAACCCCAATCTGATGAACGCCAAGCGCAAGAAGCGCGTCGCAGCAGGCAGCGGCACCGATGTCCAGTCGGTCAACAAGCTGCTCAAGATGCATCAGGAAATGGGCCGCGCGATGAAGCAGCTTCGCAAGATGGGCGGGCTCAAGGGCCTTGCCTCGATGTTTGGTGCCGGCGGCGGAATGGGCGGGGGTCTTCCCGGCCTTGGCGGACCTGGTGGAGGAATGGGCGGCGGCATGCCTCCCGGTCTCCCTGGCCTAGGCGGTCCGAAGAAGAAATAA
- the rpsP gene encoding 30S ribosomal protein S16 has translation MAVAIRLSRGGAKKRPYYRIVVSDSRAPRDGKYLEQIGTYNPLLAKDSPERVKLNEDRAKYWLGVGATPSDRVLRFLDAAGIMERPARSNPNKAKPGEKATERAEEKAEKAKEAEEAAKAAEEEAKAAAEAPAEEAPAEEAPAEEAPAEEAAAEEAPAEEAAAEEAPADDAGEEKAEG, from the coding sequence ATGGCAGTTGCAATCCGGCTTTCGCGCGGTGGCGCTAAGAAGCGTCCTTACTACCGCATCGTCGTATCCGACTCGCGCGCACCGCGTGACGGTAAGTATCTCGAGCAGATCGGCACCTATAACCCGCTGCTCGCCAAGGATTCGCCCGAGCGCGTGAAGCTCAACGAAGACCGTGCAAAATACTGGCTCGGCGTGGGCGCGACTCCGTCGGACCGCGTTCTGCGTTTCCTCGACGCTGCCGGCATCATGGAGCGTCCTGCACGCAGCAACCCGAACAAGGCGAAGCCGGGCGAGAAAGCGACCGAGCGCGCTGAAGAGAAGGCCGAAAAGGCCAAGGAAGCCGAAGAAGCTGCAAAGGCTGCGGAAGAAGAAGCCAAAGCTGCTGCTGAAGCACCCGCTGAAGAAGCACCCGCAGAAGAAGCTCCGGCTGAAGAAGCACCGGCCGAAGAAGCTGCTGCTGAAGAAGCACCCGCTGAAGAAGCAGCTGCCGAAGAAGCGCCTGCTGACGATGCTGGCGAAGAAAAGGCCGAAGGCTGA